Genomic DNA from Verrucomicrobiota bacterium:
AGAAGCAGCAATGGCAGCTCGAATCGGCCGCGGATGTGAAGACTTGCTTTCCGTTGGAAAGACGATTTTCGGCCAGGTATAATCTTCAAAAGAATTTTTTTTTCAAACCGGTCTCAAAATTGAGGCCGGTTTTTTTCTGGTCTTTTTTAAGGATACATCTGTCATTCAGGTATGGTTAATTCGAAGGCCATCCTGTCGGTTAACCGACTTACTATAGAACGGGACACCTATATCCTCGATCAAATCGATTGGACGGTCCAAAAGGGCGAAAACTGGGTAATCCTCGGACCCAATGGCTCAGGCAAGACATCCCTGCTCAAGTCGATTGTCGGCTATTTTCCGCCTACAAGTGGATCCATTTCTGTTTTAGGTAAAGTATTCGGAAGCAGTAACTGGGCAGAGTTACGTTTAAGAATCGGACTAGTTTCAACCGCCATACAACAGCGTATCGAAGCGAGCGAACCCGCGGTGGATGTAGTTGTTTCCGGGAAATATGCGCAGGTGAACTATTGGGGGCGCATTTACAAAAAAGACAGGCAACGTGCATTGGATTTCATGGACCTCCTTGGTTGCCGATATCTCGAAGGCAAAACCTGGATGACTTTCTCCCAAGGAGAAAAACAAAAACTGCTAATCGCTCGAGCTATGATGGCAAAGCTTGAAGTGCTTATTCTGGATGAACCGTGTGCCGGGCTTGATCCGGTCGCGCGGGAAAATTTCCTGGATTCCATCCAGCAATTGGCGACCGAACGACCTGAATTGCCCATCATACTGGTGACTCACCATGTAGAAGAAATCACACCGGCATTCACCAACGCACTTATCCTGAAGGAAGGAAGAGTTATAGCTCAGGGATTGATAAAGAAAACTCTCACCTCTGCTAACTTATCGGCGGCATTTTCATCCAAGCTAACTCTCAGAACATCAGGAAATCGCTTCGGTTTAAAATTCGATAGTTCGCAACCTGACTAGTAGCACAAAACAGGCTGCTCATATTAAGTCGCCATATTTTGAAAAATCCCAATCAAGGGTAAGAACAGTGCAATCACAATGGTCCCTACAATGATTGCCATAAAAACAATCATGATAGGTTCCAGAGACGAGGTTAGCGCAGAAACGGTATTATCGAGATCGTCTTCGTAGCTATTGGCTACACGTTCAAGCATTTCAGGAACCTTCCCTGTCTCCTCCCCTACTTCGATCATTCCACAAAGCATGTCAGGAAAATTCTTAGCTTGGCTAAGCGGTCTTGAAATCGGATCGCCATCTCTTACCCGGATATAGGTGGATTGAAGCTCACGCTGAAATACTCTATTTCCAACTACAGCGCTGGTGATCGACAAGGCTTCGAGTAAAGGAACGGCGCTTCTGAGCAAAGTACCCAAAGTCCTGGCAAATCTTGTTAACGCATTAATACGTACCAGTTCTCCAAATACTGGAATGCGGAGCTTCAATGCATCTAAAAAATAACGACCACTCTCCATCGAACTTAAAGCTTTCATGCCAAGAATTCCGACAAGCACCAGTAGCAAAATTATTAAACTGTTCGATTGCACAAATTTACTGAGATCCAGAATAACCTGTGTCAGAGCAGGTAACGAAGCCCCACGCAGAAAGTCTTCGTAAATGGCCTGAAACCGGGGAACTACAAAAACCATCAGAGCACCTAAGATAATAATGGCTAGAGTCATCACCACGGCGGGATACATCAAAGCCGCGATAATTTTGCCCTGCGTTTTCTGAGATTTCTCCATAAAGGTTGCCAGGCGACTCAGTACTTGATCGACCAAACCACTTGCTTCACCAGCGCGAACCATGTGGTAATACAAATCGTTAAACACCTTCGGATAATGTGCGAGCCCATCAGAAAGAGAATTACCCGCCCTTACATTTTGAGCCAACTCCTGGATGATTTGACGAAACGCTTTGCTCTTCTGCTGTCGCTCCAGGATCTCGAGACTACGAACGAGTGCAACGCCTGACTCCAACATGGTTGCGAGTTGACGGGTGAACTGGGTCAGGGATCTTTTATTAACACCACTTCCGAGAATTGCGCGGGTTCTTCGGGTGCCGAGAGGCGCATTACGTTTGAGTTTGGGTTTTAGCAGGCTCACAGATCCAAGTAAAAAACTATACTTGCACTATGGCAGGACAGAATCACTAGACCATCTTAAAATCGGTGCCGCACTTTTGAAAAAAACCCGATTAGACGAACCCCTGGCGACTTAGGGATTCCTCTCAATTTAAGAAGCTCAAGTATAGTTGAGAACTTCCTCAACGGTAGTGAGTCCCGCTTCGATGGATTCAACACCAGCCTGCCGCAGCGTACGCATTCCAAGTTCGATTGACCGTTTCTTGAGCAACATGGCAGGTGAATTAGAAAGGATCATCTCCCGTAAACTATCATCGATATTCATCAGTTCAAAAAGACCTTTACGACCACGATAACCAAGTTGATGACACTCAGAACAGGTACCTGGTTTATAAAAAGGGCCAGCAGTGGATTGCGGATCAGAGTAAAGTTGTTTTACCAGTTCAGAATCTGGCGTGTATTTCGTTTTGCAACTTGGGCAAAGGGTCCTGACTAATCTTTGGGCTAAAACTGCTTCCAGAGACGAAGCAATTAAATACGGTTCCATGCCCATGTCCACGAGCCTGGTGATCGCGCCGCAGGCATCATTGGTGTGCAAGGTTGTAAGTACCAGATGTCCGGTTTGAGCGGCTTGCACCGAAATCTTCGCCGTTTCCAGATCTCTGATTTCACCGACCATTAAAATATCGGGATCTTGCCTTAAAAACGACCTTAGGGCATGCGCAAAGGTCAAGTGAATCGACGGATTTACAGCAAGCTGCATTATGCCATCGATCTCATATTCGATAGGATCCTCCGCTGTCAGGATTTTGCGTTCATCTCGATTAAGTATTTTAAGGCAGCTATAAAGCGTGGTCGTTTTCCCACTACCTGTAGGTCCGGTAACTATAAAGACACCATTCGGGCGAGTAATTATTTCCTGGATATCCACGAACACTTTTTGTGGCATCCCCAGGCTGTTTAAATCCAGATTTACTACAGCCTTATCCAGCACCCGTAGAACAACGCTCTCTCCGTGTTGTGTTGGTAAGGTCGAAACACGAAGATCAATAGGTCGTGCATCCAGGGTCATTCGTATTCTCCCATCCTGAGGTACCCGCTTTTCGGCTATATTTAAATTAGCCAGCACCTTTACCCGAGAAATCACAAGCAAGGCCAAATTTACAGGGGATGGGGACATTTCATAAAGCGAGCCATCGACCCGGTAGCGAATCCTGAACACATCTTCAAAAGGTTCGAAGTGTATGTCAGAAGCTTTATCTCGAATAGCCTGCTCCAACACCAGGTTTACGAAACGAATAACAGGGGCCTCTTCTGATAACGCTTTAAGATCGCGCTCGGTGAGCTCGCATTCGTTTTCCGTCATTTTTT
This window encodes:
- a CDS encoding GspE/PulE family protein; the encoded protein is MFPDHNAAIADILKHSTELSAEQFESTVHEQERTQKPLAQTVIDLGFISTEQLLSQVAAYLSWPYVDKVPLEIEANLSDQLEARLAHMYGVLPYKQEGFQLQLLAVDPFNNAIVEDLSFSLNRDITLVVADPSVVKNLIESVYGPESTSVEDAIAALKKMTENECELTERDLKALSEEAPVIRFVNLVLEQAIRDKASDIHFEPFEDVFRIRYRVDGSLYEMSPSPVNLALLVISRVKVLANLNIAEKRVPQDGRIRMTLDARPIDLRVSTLPTQHGESVVLRVLDKAVVNLDLNSLGMPQKVFVDIQEIITRPNGVFIVTGPTGSGKTTTLYSCLKILNRDERKILTAEDPIEYEIDGIMQLAVNPSIHLTFAHALRSFLRQDPDILMVGEIRDLETAKISVQAAQTGHLVLTTLHTNDACGAITRLVDMGMEPYLIASSLEAVLAQRLVRTLCPSCKTKYTPDSELVKQLYSDPQSTAGPFYKPGTCSECHQLGYRGRKGLFELMNIDDSLREMILSNSPAMLLKKRSIELGMRTLRQAGVESIEAGLTTVEEVLNYT
- a CDS encoding type II secretion system F family protein — encoded protein: MSLLKPKLKRNAPLGTRRTRAILGSGVNKRSLTQFTRQLATMLESGVALVRSLEILERQQKSKAFRQIIQELAQNVRAGNSLSDGLAHYPKVFNDLYYHMVRAGEASGLVDQVLSRLATFMEKSQKTQGKIIAALMYPAVVMTLAIIILGALMVFVVPRFQAIYEDFLRGASLPALTQVILDLSKFVQSNSLIILLLVLVGILGMKALSSMESGRYFLDALKLRIPVFGELVRINALTRFARTLGTLLRSAVPLLEALSITSAVVGNRVFQRELQSTYIRVRDGDPISRPLSQAKNFPDMLCGMIEVGEETGKVPEMLERVANSYEDDLDNTVSALTSSLEPIMIVFMAIIVGTIVIALFLPLIGIFQNMAT
- a CDS encoding ATP-binding cassette domain-containing protein — protein: MVNSKAILSVNRLTIERDTYILDQIDWTVQKGENWVILGPNGSGKTSLLKSIVGYFPPTSGSISVLGKVFGSSNWAELRLRIGLVSTAIQQRIEASEPAVDVVVSGKYAQVNYWGRIYKKDRQRALDFMDLLGCRYLEGKTWMTFSQGEKQKLLIARAMMAKLEVLILDEPCAGLDPVARENFLDSIQQLATERPELPIILVTHHVEEITPAFTNALILKEGRVIAQGLIKKTLTSANLSAAFSSKLTLRTSGNRFGLKFDSSQPD